One window of Thermodesulfovibrio aggregans genomic DNA carries:
- a CDS encoding radical SAM protein — protein MKKLLFDPKILKRHPCFSAEAHHKFGRIHLPVAPFCNIKCGYCDRKYNCVNESRPGVSSIVVSPEEAINRVREIFDRGQNISVIGVAGPGDPLANNSTFEFFEKVKKEFPEVILCLSTNGLYLHEKLPLLKEYGIKTITITINAVKEETAQKIYSWVSYGGKIYRGKEASEILLSNQWRGFREASKEGFFIKINTVLIPSVNEEEIPAIAELAGSIGATVMNIIPLIPQADFKHLQRPSHKMLNSLREHCSQYISQITHCKHCRADAYGVLGDDRDIELELLNARIGEVYSEYV, from the coding sequence ATGAAAAAGCTATTGTTTGATCCAAAAATATTAAAAAGACATCCCTGTTTTTCAGCAGAGGCTCATCATAAATTTGGCAGAATTCATCTTCCCGTTGCACCTTTTTGCAATATTAAATGCGGATACTGTGACAGGAAATATAACTGTGTTAATGAGTCAAGACCAGGAGTATCAAGTATAGTTGTAAGCCCTGAAGAAGCGATAAACAGAGTGAGAGAGATATTTGATAGGGGGCAAAACATCTCTGTTATTGGTGTGGCGGGTCCTGGAGACCCTTTAGCAAACAATTCAACATTTGAGTTTTTTGAAAAGGTAAAAAAAGAGTTTCCAGAAGTTATACTTTGTCTTTCCACCAATGGACTTTATCTGCATGAAAAACTGCCACTCTTAAAAGAATACGGAATAAAGACAATTACAATTACTATCAACGCTGTGAAAGAGGAGACTGCCCAAAAAATTTACTCATGGGTATCCTACGGAGGCAAAATTTACAGGGGAAAAGAAGCTTCAGAAATACTTTTGTCCAATCAATGGAGGGGTTTCAGAGAAGCATCAAAAGAAGGTTTTTTCATCAAGATAAATACGGTTCTAATTCCCTCTGTCAATGAAGAGGAGATTCCAGCTATTGCAGAACTTGCAGGCAGTATTGGTGCAACAGTTATGAACATCATCCCACTTATTCCACAGGCTGATTTTAAGCATTTACAAAGACCTTCTCATAAGATGCTTAATAGCTTAAGAGAACATTGCTCTCAATATATTTCTCAGATAACTCATTGCAAACACTGCAGGGCAGATGCATATGGAGTTCTTGGAGATGACAGAGATATCGAGCTTGAGTTACTAAATGCAAGAATTGGGGAGGTTTATTCCGAATATGTTTGA
- a CDS encoding P-II family nitrogen regulator, translating into MKMIRAFIRPEKEQEVVLALEGAGFPSLTKMPVFGRGKQKGIQVGPIHYDELPKTLIMMVVDDKDVEEVVRIIQDKARTGFIGDGKIFISNVERVFTIRTGEEKL; encoded by the coding sequence ATGAAAATGATCAGAGCATTTATAAGACCGGAAAAAGAGCAGGAGGTTGTACTTGCTTTAGAAGGAGCTGGATTTCCATCGCTTACAAAAATGCCAGTTTTTGGAAGGGGAAAACAGAAAGGAATTCAAGTAGGACCTATTCATTATGATGAACTTCCAAAAACATTAATCATGATGGTTGTAGATGATAAGGATGTGGAAGAGGTAGTTAGAATAATTCAGGATAAAGCTCGCACAGGATTTATTGGTGATGGAAAAATATTTATAAGTAATGTGGAACGAGTTTTTACAATCAGAACAGGGGAGGAGAAACTATGA
- the cas2 gene encoding CRISPR-associated endonuclease Cas2, which translates to MKSAYLVCYDIADEKRLNRVYRFMKERGFHIQYSVFYCVLTWDEVRILRKALLKIIHPRYDDVRIYPLPKDSLVEVMGVGARIPQDVDVFIDI; encoded by the coding sequence ATGAAATCAGCATATCTTGTTTGTTACGATATTGCCGATGAAAAAAGATTAAACAGAGTTTATAGATTTATGAAGGAAAGAGGATTTCATATTCAGTACTCAGTTTTTTACTGCGTTCTCACATGGGATGAAGTAAGGATACTTAGGAAAGCTCTTTTAAAAATCATACATCCAAGATATGACGATGTGAGAATTTATCCATTACCTAAGGATTCTTTGGTTGAAGTTATGGGAGTAGGCGCAAGAATACCACAGGATGTTGATGTATTTATTGACATATGA
- a CDS encoding AAA domain-containing protein has protein sequence MKKSKIERLLRYLQTLATLRTKIIRRVDEYPHFIWLNEIAENEKCYCKIKEKKDESDIVAEVKLTRKPEIPSALREYLKNRGISCDDKDEFEELEEKHKIRYRDFLNEWKQWKSLYKIYCKLYSIYQESLRLGEEYEFLLCLGLLSWRSEKKKEPIKRHIVTKRLNLEFDAKSQKFIIREDVDYPVKIETEFIPIEDLPERFDKLKDEGLKVIEEKGIWSEELKEYLKKFVHTIHPNGKFSDSLSADLRDYSSNPKIEYAPALIYRKRSIGPFYDFLTSLLDKCKNVNEVNFVLRDFAEIEKITKSEQKLESPIDYSNLEIYFPKPYNDEQLSIIERVQKFNVVLVQGPPGTGKSHTIANLICHLLANGKRILITSKSSRALQVLKNLIPEEIRSLCVIMLGEAKDERKQLEESVSGILNKINSWTDKFEEDIKSFEKELRELKQKEVDVKNKLKEFILRENQQVRLNSRYIGTPVRISKLVIEDTPKFSWFKDEVKYEQHYELQDFNWEEFLDSVRYFSNPEKNRLLNSKIPTANEMLTPEEMQKYFKEEKDIKKILEELEPKVDKDLLKSLSKKPELTHTIKNLFSDYRKVLLNLSPSFHNWTWLQKLTNDCFCGDLSIWKERVEKSTELLKRIAKNIEILRDNSLEILNLNKPLETILEDLSTLRDYLSKGGSKGWFIFKPKIIREREYIFTNIYVNGKQCRTIDELNTALLFLEAEISIKRILDEWSSYLIEVEDLQMNKPIGRYYKLSEIIQTLTEILELKRLRDTCSKAMAELELTLIDFLNDKQIRQIIETCDYFIYSQRLNEVQSEIERLSEKYEKFDKIPQIQKLLVALKDRNSNSYEEALLEIQEINLERSKRNELRTDIRKLKSKVPRLVEDMLKDPHNPEWNERIKLIPIAWEWAQAKDWIEKYTNLNIYSLNKELEKIESKKRAIITKIVELKSWHFLKNSMNEENIRHLIGWQQSMKRLGKGTGKYAYKHRKDAQIHLNYIKNRIPCWIIPLYRVWDTVKPEKEIFDFIIVDEASQIGFEGIPLFYLAKKILIVGDDKQISPEPVGVDKNDVYKLMNDLLYDFKFRDSFDLENSLFAHAELRYSSSKVCLREHFRCMPEIINFSNQLCYSDSPLIPLRQYPPYRLNPLEKVYITDANCEGEGASIRNELEAEFIAEKVAELCKDKRYENKTMGIIILQGQAQANLIDRMIFEKISTEEIQRRRIICGNPYSFQGDERDIIFLSMVIAPNKRIGVLSDEHDRRRFNVAVSRARDQIWLFHSVKIEDLSPGCFRRSLLEYFYFQKPQKIGQLDLEQINMAHRADRRLESPPIPFESWFEFDVALELFREGYIIIPQYKVANYRIDLVVEGGHRRIAIECDGDQYHDGEQIDKDFYRQRILERCGWKFFRIRASDFYYRKSKIMDDLKKTLELYKIRPVRASDKKSNSERAEDTLCLS, from the coding sequence GTGAAAAAGTCCAAAATTGAGAGGTTACTGAGGTATCTTCAAACTCTTGCAACTTTGAGAACAAAGATTATAAGAAGAGTTGACGAATATCCACATTTCATCTGGCTTAATGAAATTGCTGAAAATGAAAAATGCTATTGCAAGATAAAAGAAAAAAAGGATGAATCAGATATAGTTGCTGAGGTAAAACTGACAAGAAAACCTGAAATTCCCTCAGCGTTAAGAGAATATTTAAAAAATCGTGGAATTTCATGCGATGATAAAGATGAATTTGAAGAGCTTGAAGAAAAGCACAAGATAAGATACAGAGATTTTCTAAATGAATGGAAACAATGGAAATCGTTATATAAGATTTATTGCAAGTTATATTCCATTTATCAGGAAAGCTTACGATTGGGCGAAGAATACGAGTTTTTACTTTGCCTCGGTCTCTTAAGTTGGCGTTCAGAGAAAAAGAAGGAGCCAATAAAGAGACATATTGTAACAAAGAGATTGAATCTTGAATTTGATGCAAAAAGCCAAAAGTTCATTATTCGCGAAGATGTTGATTATCCAGTAAAAATTGAAACCGAATTCATTCCAATAGAGGATTTGCCAGAGAGATTCGATAAGTTAAAAGATGAAGGTTTAAAAGTAATAGAAGAGAAGGGAATATGGAGTGAAGAACTTAAAGAATATCTGAAGAAGTTTGTTCATACCATTCATCCCAATGGCAAATTTTCCGATTCACTCTCTGCAGATTTAAGGGATTATTCTTCAAATCCTAAAATTGAGTATGCTCCTGCTTTAATATACAGAAAACGTTCAATAGGTCCATTTTATGACTTTTTAACTTCTCTTTTGGATAAATGCAAAAATGTTAATGAAGTGAATTTTGTCTTAAGAGATTTTGCAGAAATAGAAAAAATAACTAAATCAGAGCAAAAATTAGAATCACCCATAGACTATTCCAATCTGGAGATATATTTTCCAAAACCTTACAATGATGAACAATTGAGCATTATCGAGAGAGTTCAAAAATTCAATGTCGTACTGGTGCAAGGACCTCCAGGTACAGGTAAATCTCATACTATCGCCAATTTAATATGCCATCTGTTAGCTAATGGAAAGAGAATATTGATTACCTCCAAGTCATCAAGAGCATTACAGGTTCTCAAAAATCTCATACCTGAGGAGATAAGATCTCTATGTGTAATAATGCTTGGGGAAGCAAAGGATGAAAGAAAACAGTTAGAGGAAAGCGTTAGTGGGATTTTAAATAAAATTAATTCATGGACAGATAAATTTGAAGAAGATATAAAGAGTTTTGAAAAAGAACTTAGAGAACTGAAACAAAAGGAAGTAGATGTTAAAAATAAACTCAAAGAATTCATTTTAAGAGAGAACCAACAAGTTAGACTGAACTCAAGATATATCGGGACACCTGTGAGAATTTCAAAACTCGTAATAGAGGATACTCCAAAATTCAGTTGGTTTAAAGATGAAGTTAAATATGAACAACACTATGAGCTTCAAGATTTCAATTGGGAGGAATTTTTAGACTCTGTCCGTTACTTTAGCAATCCTGAAAAGAATAGATTATTAAACTCAAAGATACCAACCGCAAATGAAATGTTAACTCCTGAAGAGATGCAAAAGTATTTCAAAGAAGAGAAGGACATTAAGAAAATTTTGGAAGAACTTGAACCCAAAGTAGATAAAGATCTTTTAAAATCGCTATCAAAAAAACCTGAACTTACACATACCATTAAAAATTTATTTTCAGATTACAGAAAAGTTTTACTAAATCTGTCTCCCTCATTTCATAATTGGACATGGCTTCAAAAGTTAACAAACGATTGTTTCTGCGGAGATTTATCCATATGGAAAGAAAGGGTTGAAAAATCCACTGAGCTATTGAAAAGAATTGCTAAAAACATTGAAATTTTGCGTGATAATTCCCTGGAAATTTTGAACTTAAACAAACCATTAGAGACAATTTTAGAAGACCTCTCAACATTGAGAGATTATTTATCAAAAGGAGGCTCAAAGGGTTGGTTTATTTTTAAACCCAAAATCATTAGAGAAAGAGAGTATATTTTTACAAATATATACGTAAATGGAAAGCAATGTCGAACTATTGATGAACTCAATACGGCACTTTTGTTTTTAGAGGCAGAGATATCGATAAAAAGAATTTTAGATGAGTGGTCGTCTTATCTAATTGAAGTTGAAGATTTACAGATGAATAAGCCAATAGGCAGATATTATAAACTATCAGAGATTATTCAAACTTTAACTGAAATTCTTGAATTAAAAAGACTAAGAGATACCTGCTCTAAAGCTATGGCAGAGCTTGAACTAACATTGATTGATTTCCTAAATGATAAACAGATCAGACAGATAATAGAAACTTGCGATTATTTCATTTATAGCCAAAGATTGAATGAGGTTCAAAGTGAAATTGAGAGACTCTCAGAGAAATACGAAAAGTTTGACAAAATCCCTCAAATTCAAAAGTTGCTCGTAGCGCTAAAAGACAGGAATTCAAATTCCTATGAGGAAGCTCTCTTGGAAATTCAAGAAATTAATCTGGAGAGATCAAAGAGAAATGAATTAAGAACTGACATCAGAAAATTAAAATCTAAGGTGCCGAGATTAGTGGAAGACATGCTTAAGGATCCTCACAATCCTGAGTGGAATGAGAGGATAAAATTAATTCCCATAGCATGGGAATGGGCACAGGCAAAAGACTGGATTGAGAAATATACGAATCTCAATATTTATTCTCTTAACAAAGAGTTAGAAAAAATAGAGTCTAAAAAGAGAGCAATAATAACCAAAATTGTCGAATTAAAATCATGGCATTTCCTTAAAAATTCAATGAATGAAGAAAACATAAGGCATCTGATAGGCTGGCAACAATCAATGAAAAGACTTGGCAAAGGAACAGGTAAATATGCTTACAAACACAGAAAGGATGCGCAAATTCACCTAAACTATATTAAAAATCGGATCCCCTGTTGGATTATACCTCTTTACAGAGTTTGGGATACTGTCAAACCTGAAAAGGAAATCTTCGATTTTATTATTGTTGATGAAGCCTCACAAATAGGGTTTGAGGGAATTCCACTTTTTTATCTGGCAAAGAAAATATTAATTGTTGGAGATGATAAGCAAATTAGCCCTGAGCCAGTCGGTGTTGATAAAAACGATGTCTATAAATTAATGAATGATTTACTTTATGATTTTAAGTTCAGAGATTCATTTGATTTAGAAAATAGCCTTTTTGCCCATGCTGAATTGAGATACAGCTCAAGTAAAGTATGTTTAAGAGAACATTTCAGGTGTATGCCTGAGATAATAAACTTTTCAAATCAGCTCTGTTATAGTGACTCACCCCTTATTCCTCTTAGGCAATATCCTCCTTACAGATTGAATCCATTGGAAAAAGTATACATCACCGATGCCAATTGTGAAGGTGAGGGTGCATCAATAAGAAATGAATTAGAGGCAGAATTTATAGCAGAAAAAGTGGCAGAATTATGCAAAGACAAAAGATATGAGAATAAAACAATGGGAATTATAATTTTACAAGGGCAAGCACAGGCTAATCTTATAGATAGAATGATTTTCGAAAAAATAAGTACTGAAGAAATTCAAAGACGCAGAATAATATGCGGAAATCCCTATTCATTTCAAGGAGATGAGAGAGATATTATTTTCCTGTCAATGGTAATTGCGCCAAACAAAAGAATTGGAGTTCTCAGTGACGAGCATGACAGAAGAAGATTTAATGTTGCTGTAAGCCGTGCAAGAGACCAAATATGGCTATTTCACTCAGTAAAGATTGAAGATTTAAGCCCAGGATGTTTTAGAAGAAGTTTATTGGAGTATTTCTATTTCCAAAAACCCCAGAAAATTGGGCAATTAGACTTAGAACAAATAAATATGGCTCATAGAGCAGACCGAAGATTAGAGAGCCCTCCAATTCCATTTGAAAGCTGGTTTGAATTTGATGTAGCCCTGGAATTATTTCGTGAGGGATATATCATAATTCCCCAGTACAAGGTTGCCAATTACAGAATTGATCTGGTCGTAGAGGGTGGTCATAGAAGAATAGCTATAGAATGTGATGGTGACCAATATCACGATGGAGAGCAGATAGATAAAGATTTTTACAGACAGAGAATCCTTGAAAGATGTGGATGGAAATTTTTCAGAATAAGGGCTTCAGATTTTTACTACAGAAAAAGTAAAATCATGGATGATTTAAAGAAAACTCTTGAGCTTTATAAAATCCGTCCGGTTAGAGCCTCAGATAAAAAATCCAATAGTGAAAGAGCTGAAGACACTCTATGCTTATCCTAG
- a CDS encoding CRISPR-associated endonuclease Cas1, whose amino-acid sequence MQENYLKKRTLYLIERGNGTSVRRDGPSLLIERRNCAPVRIPVNLVDKVVIYGNVELDSFSLTLFSAYRVPVLIIGRHDGVSIVLPYNNDAKTNSKIQKLMLASPKIVNSYKDWVLKTRGENQRKILNKLFPNMSITIEGEENYEKMIGRIKPSDFLWSLIKEIMANLLIITILSRLLNAKLDPHLGILNQNCNYGLVFDIYFIHEPIAEYLAFQFFYADSFNIDFAKNPEINGEQLQRIIELFEKKKEEIEYQLNKTIAEIFHLMRQITP is encoded by the coding sequence TTGCAAGAAAATTACTTGAAGAAAAGGACACTATATCTTATTGAAAGAGGAAACGGCACATCTGTAAGAAGAGATGGACCTTCCTTACTAATTGAGAGAAGAAATTGTGCACCTGTCAGAATTCCTGTTAATCTTGTTGATAAAGTTGTAATATATGGAAATGTAGAGCTAGACTCATTCTCTCTAACTCTTTTTTCTGCCTATAGGGTACCTGTATTAATAATTGGAAGACATGATGGTGTTTCCATAGTTTTACCGTACAATAACGATGCAAAAACTAATTCTAAAATTCAAAAACTTATGCTTGCATCTCCAAAAATAGTTAACTCCTATAAAGATTGGGTTTTAAAAACCAGAGGGGAAAATCAGAGAAAAATTCTTAATAAACTTTTTCCGAATATGTCAATTACAATAGAAGGTGAGGAGAATTATGAAAAAATGATAGGAAGAATAAAACCCTCAGACTTTCTATGGTCTCTTATTAAGGAAATTATGGCTAATCTTCTAATTATAACGATACTTTCAAGACTACTAAATGCAAAACTCGACCCTCATCTTGGAATTCTTAATCAAAATTGTAATTATGGTTTGGTTTTTGACATCTATTTTATACATGAACCAATAGCAGAATACTTGGCATTTCAATTTTTTTATGCGGACAGTTTCAACATAGACTTTGCAAAAAATCCAGAGATTAATGGAGAGCAACTGCAGAGAATAATTGAACTCTTTGAAAAGAAAAAAGAAGAAATAGAGTATCAATTAAATAAAACCATCGCAGAAATTTTTCACCTTATGAGGCAAATAACACCATGA
- the nifX gene encoding nitrogen fixation protein NifX — protein MKVAFASTDGKTVNEHFGRCGQFIIYEIGKDCYRFLEIRQFSEDRDRKIEESKDNPELHNDFVWEKVKSLSDCKIIYMTEIGPPSAARLSQKGIMPLKVMEGTSVEECLEKLYSTIKTSPPPWLKKLINKEEKS, from the coding sequence ATGAAAGTAGCTTTCGCATCAACAGATGGTAAAACTGTCAATGAGCATTTTGGAAGATGTGGTCAGTTTATTATCTATGAAATAGGTAAGGATTGTTACAGATTTCTTGAGATTAGACAATTCTCTGAAGACAGAGACAGGAAAATTGAGGAAAGTAAAGATAATCCTGAACTTCATAATGATTTTGTCTGGGAGAAAGTTAAATCCCTTTCAGACTGCAAAATTATCTATATGACAGAGATTGGACCGCCTTCAGCAGCAAGGCTTTCACAAAAAGGTATAATGCCTTTAAAGGTAATGGAAGGCACTTCAGTGGAAGAGTGCCTTGAGAAACTTTATTCAACCATTAAAACATCGCCACCACCGTGGCTCAAAAAATTAATAAATAAGGAGGAAAAATCATGA
- the cas2 gene encoding CRISPR-associated endonuclease Cas2 gives MRTLFIIAYDITDERRLAQIRYFLKGYSTGGQRSVYECYLTKEELKFIISKLKRMIFPYEDRVHIFRVDGRSRVITLGIAVPPSDPSYFYIG, from the coding sequence ATGAGAACTCTTTTCATAATAGCATATGACATTACGGACGAGCGAAGACTTGCACAGATAAGATACTTTCTAAAAGGTTACAGCACGGGCGGGCAACGCTCAGTGTATGAGTGTTATTTAACAAAAGAAGAGTTAAAGTTCATAATAAGCAAACTCAAAAGAATGATTTTCCCATATGAAGACAGGGTTCATATCTTCAGAGTTGACGGAAGAAGCAGAGTAATAACTCTCGGAATCGCGGTTCCTCCGTCTGACCCAAGTTATTTCTACATAGGTTAA
- the cas1 gene encoding CRISPR-associated endonuclease Cas1, whose product MGTVFIDRKDIEIKTDGNTLVFYSNGKKEGSLPLTPLKKIVIIGNVKIETSVIYRLVKNEVSIAFFTGRLHYCGTIYGPLHNNGLLRVKQYEKSLSEFSNVYATDLVKRKLTSQINFVKKMKELKPVFTMTFERAEKLIGQILRKLDNKEINLESLRGFEGAASSVYFSSYCKIFPNSLKFRKRQKRPPRDPVNAMLSLCYTLLHYEFVREIQLIGLDPTIGFYHQFDYGRESLACDLVELFRVHVDEFVFQLFRDKTFTARDFMKDSDSGGVYLKKSGRKNFYPLYEEWANQHRAIWREEVQALARKLLEEKDTISY is encoded by the coding sequence ATGGGAACAGTATTTATTGATAGAAAAGACATTGAAATCAAAACAGATGGAAACACTTTAGTTTTTTACAGCAATGGGAAAAAAGAGGGTAGTCTGCCCCTTACGCCACTAAAAAAAATTGTAATCATAGGGAATGTAAAAATTGAAACCTCTGTGATTTACAGATTAGTTAAAAATGAAGTTTCCATAGCATTCTTTACAGGAAGACTTCATTATTGTGGCACCATCTATGGACCACTTCACAATAACGGTCTACTGAGAGTTAAACAGTATGAAAAATCACTGTCTGAATTTTCAAATGTTTATGCAACAGATTTAGTAAAGAGAAAATTAACTTCCCAGATAAATTTTGTAAAAAAGATGAAAGAATTAAAGCCTGTTTTCACAATGACATTCGAGCGAGCAGAGAAATTAATAGGTCAAATTCTGAGAAAATTGGATAATAAAGAAATAAACTTAGAATCACTGAGGGGATTTGAGGGTGCAGCAAGTTCAGTTTATTTCTCATCCTACTGTAAAATCTTTCCAAATTCCTTGAAATTCAGAAAAAGACAGAAGAGACCACCAAGAGATCCAGTAAACGCAATGCTTTCACTTTGTTATACCTTGCTTCATTATGAATTTGTAAGAGAAATACAGTTGATCGGACTTGACCCTACCATCGGATTTTATCACCAGTTTGATTATGGCAGGGAATCTCTTGCCTGCGACTTAGTGGAACTCTTCAGAGTGCATGTAGATGAGTTTGTTTTTCAGTTATTCAGAGATAAAACATTTACAGCCAGAGATTTCATGAAAGACAGTGATTCAGGTGGTGTTTACTTAAAGAAGTCAGGTAGAAAAAACTTTTATCCTCTTTATGAAGAGTGGGCAAATCAGCATAGAGCCATCTGGAGAGAGGAGGTGCAGGCTCTTGCAAGAAAATTACTTGAAGAAAAGGACACTATATCTTATTGA
- a CDS encoding P-II family nitrogen regulator codes for MKEIIAIIRREKTPETKKALEDIGFASLTLQGVEGRGKQRGDTCIELDSDLPESFCTAVKLKPTPSTYALEHTLPKVALFVPKRMLTIVAPDEMVEIIVNKIMEVNRTGRHGDGKIFVCPVEMALRLRTGEKNEKAIV; via the coding sequence ATGAAAGAGATTATTGCCATAATAAGAAGAGAGAAAACACCTGAGACAAAAAAAGCTCTTGAAGATATAGGTTTTGCATCTTTAACACTCCAAGGAGTTGAGGGAAGAGGCAAACAAAGAGGAGATACCTGCATTGAGCTTGATTCAGATTTACCAGAAAGCTTTTGCACTGCTGTAAAGCTTAAGCCTACTCCGTCAACCTATGCCCTTGAGCATACTTTACCAAAGGTTGCTCTTTTTGTTCCAAAAAGAATGCTCACAATTGTTGCTCCGGATGAGATGGTAGAGATCATTGTAAACAAGATAATGGAAGTAAACAGAACAGGTAGACATGGTGATGGAAAAATTTTTGTTTGCCCTGTTGAAATGGCATTAAGACTTAGAACAGGAGAGAAAAATGAAAAAGCTATTGTTTGA
- a CDS encoding DUF445 domain-containing protein, whose amino-acid sequence MKRLATGLLLLMLITFILSKNLEKSYPFFKIITAFSEAAMVGALADWFAVTALFRYPVGVKIFRFVPFLGPMIYKHTAIIPNNKDRIGETLGNFIETHFLTPQSIKNKLEQEDLTLRFARWLNKRETTEKITEEFCNFIPQIVSVLDDKEIKRFIKDNIISGIKSLDLPSLLGNILDVLTSKNKHQEIFEYLIKLIRGLFYEYKPEIYRRINEETPWYLEIFGVDETIYNKVVINVENTLDAMLNEPYHEFRIKFNNAVYGLIDKLKNSYEYREKVEKIKEEIILNPILHRYIERVWDDIKEIVYRDIKNPDSKTKSYLFSFFQSLSTKLLEETQIRIKINSWIINAVVHILENNKKAISNLISEQVKKWDTKTMTDLIELQVGKDIQYIRINGTIIGGFIGVLIYLLSLIFS is encoded by the coding sequence ATGAAGAGATTGGCTACAGGACTTCTTCTGCTCATGCTCATTACTTTTATCCTTTCTAAGAATCTTGAAAAGTCCTATCCGTTTTTTAAAATCATCACAGCCTTTTCCGAAGCAGCTATGGTAGGTGCTCTGGCAGACTGGTTCGCAGTTACAGCCTTATTCAGATATCCAGTAGGTGTAAAAATTTTCAGGTTCGTTCCATTCTTAGGTCCAATGATATATAAGCACACTGCGATAATACCTAATAATAAAGACAGAATTGGTGAAACACTGGGAAATTTTATTGAAACCCATTTTCTGACTCCCCAATCAATTAAAAACAAGCTTGAACAGGAAGACCTAACTCTTAGATTTGCCAGATGGTTAAATAAAAGAGAGACAACTGAGAAAATAACCGAAGAATTTTGCAATTTCATCCCGCAAATAGTTTCTGTATTGGATGATAAAGAAATAAAAAGATTTATCAAAGATAATATAATTTCAGGGATAAAATCTCTCGATCTCCCGTCATTGTTAGGCAACATTCTTGATGTTTTAACATCAAAAAATAAGCATCAGGAGATATTTGAATATCTGATCAAACTTATAAGAGGTCTTTTTTATGAGTACAAACCAGAGATTTACAGAAGAATAAATGAGGAAACTCCGTGGTATCTCGAGATTTTTGGTGTTGACGAAACGATATATAACAAAGTTGTGATAAATGTGGAAAATACACTTGATGCAATGCTCAATGAGCCCTATCATGAATTCAGAATTAAATTCAACAATGCTGTGTATGGACTCATAGATAAATTGAAAAACTCCTACGAATATAGAGAAAAAGTGGAAAAGATAAAGGAAGAAATAATCTTAAATCCAATCCTTCACAGATATATCGAGAGAGTTTGGGATGACATAAAGGAGATTGTCTATCGGGATATTAAAAATCCCGATTCAAAGACAAAGTCCTATTTATTTTCATTTTTTCAAAGCCTGAGCACCAAGTTACTTGAAGAAACACAGATAAGGATTAAAATAAACAGCTGGATTATCAATGCCGTGGTTCACATACTTGAAAACAACAAGAAAGCCATCAGTAATCTCATTTCAGAACAGGTAAAAAAGTGGGATACAAAAACCATGACAGATTTAATAGAGTTGCAGGTAGGAAAAGACATCCAGTATATAAGGATAAATGGTACAATTATCGGTGGTTTTATAGGAGTGTTAATCTATCTTCTGTCACTTATTTTTTCATAA